One window of the Runella slithyformis DSM 19594 genome contains the following:
- a CDS encoding PIN domain-containing protein, whose translation MSTEILNEYEEKLTEFYNPQTAEFILTILCTATNVIFAEPHFVWNLITVDPDDNKFSDLAMSVNAFCLVTYDGHFNVFKTLDFPTLTVVTPAEFNVLLQL comes from the coding sequence GTGAGTACCGAAATCCTGAATGAATACGAAGAAAAGCTTACAGAGTTTTACAATCCACAAACCGCAGAGTTTATTTTAACAATTCTTTGTACTGCAACGAACGTAATTTTCGCCGAGCCTCACTTTGTTTGGAATCTTATTACGGTTGATCCCGATGACAATAAGTTCTCTGACTTGGCAATGTCAGTCAATGCCTTCTGTTTAGTGACCTACGACGGTCATTTTAATGTATTCAAAACGTTAGATTTTCCTACTTTAACAGTGGTGACACCTGCTGAGTTTAACGTTTTACTTCAGTTGTAG
- a CDS encoding TetR/AcrR family transcriptional regulator gives MDKREQILASALKLFVEFGFHGTPTSKIAKEAGVSNGTLFHYFATKEELIRELYISIKNDLNQFLFSKITPEDGIEVIIKKVFIYFIYWALDNREKNHYLQQVLFSPHISQIPEAVLREQSQKHIQLIEEAKATDIIKDLPTDLIYTLANSHLMGIYNYVVNVPPDAQKPIIESGFEMLWDMLTEQK, from the coding sequence ATGGATAAAAGAGAACAGATACTGGCGAGTGCGTTGAAGCTTTTTGTGGAGTTTGGTTTTCACGGTACGCCCACCAGCAAAATTGCCAAAGAAGCGGGCGTCTCCAACGGAACCCTTTTTCATTATTTCGCCACCAAAGAGGAATTGATCAGGGAACTGTACATTTCCATCAAAAATGATTTAAACCAATTCCTATTTTCAAAGATTACTCCCGAAGATGGCATCGAAGTGATTATAAAGAAAGTATTCATCTATTTCATTTACTGGGCGTTAGACAACCGGGAAAAGAATCATTACCTACAGCAGGTGCTTTTTTCGCCGCATATTTCTCAAATACCCGAGGCTGTTTTACGGGAGCAGTCACAGAAGCATATTCAATTAATCGAAGAGGCAAAAGCCACTGACATCATCAAAGATTTGCCCACTGATTTGATTTATACGTTGGCCAACAGCCACTTGATGGGCATCTACAATTACGTGGTGAATGTACCGCCCGATGCCCAAAAACCCATCATCGAAAGCGGATTTGAAATGCTTTGGGACATGTTGACCGAACAAAAATAA
- a CDS encoding NAD-dependent epimerase/dehydratase family protein produces the protein MKIRAIVTGATGMVGEGILHECLQSPEVEAVLIINRKPSGITHPKLKEIIHQDFFNLSPIKDQLKGYNACFFGLGVSSIGMKEAEYTKMTYTLTMHVAETLSKLNPDMTFCYVSGAGTDSTEKGRSMWARVKGKTENDLTKLPFKAVYNFRPGYMHPTPGLNNTLPYYKYLSWLYPVVRKVFPGAVSTLAELGQGMIKVATKGYSKSVLEVKDFVALTKNP, from the coding sequence ATGAAAATACGAGCTATTGTTACCGGCGCTACCGGAATGGTGGGCGAAGGAATCCTGCACGAATGCCTGCAAAGCCCTGAAGTAGAAGCCGTTTTGATTATCAACCGTAAACCTTCGGGCATTACGCATCCTAAATTAAAGGAAATCATTCACCAAGATTTCTTTAATCTCTCTCCCATCAAAGATCAGCTCAAAGGATATAATGCCTGTTTTTTTGGCTTGGGCGTTTCTTCCATCGGGATGAAAGAGGCAGAATACACCAAAATGACCTACACGCTCACGATGCACGTGGCCGAAACCCTGAGCAAGCTCAATCCCGACATGACTTTCTGCTACGTATCCGGTGCCGGTACCGACAGCACCGAAAAAGGCCGCAGTATGTGGGCGCGGGTCAAAGGCAAAACCGAAAACGATCTGACGAAATTGCCTTTCAAAGCCGTGTATAATTTCCGTCCCGGATACATGCATCCTACGCCGGGATTGAACAATACCCTTCCGTATTACAAGTACTTGAGTTGGCTGTATCCCGTGGTTCGTAAGGTGTTTCCGGGGGCCGTCAGTACGTTGGCAGAATTGGGCCAAGGCATGATCAAAGTGGCGACCAAGGGGTATTCAAAGTCTGTTTTGGAAGTAAAAGACTTCGTAGCTTTAACAAAAAATCCTTAA
- a CDS encoding (2Fe-2S)-binding protein: MEITFDINGKTAKADVDPDMPLLWVVRDELNLKATKFGCGAAMCGACTLHIDGEAYRSCSIPVSFAAGKEVTTLEGLSESEDKLHPVQQAWMEENVPQCGYCQPGFMMAAAHFLAKNPHPTDEDIKSNITNICRCGTQPRILKAIKRAAQIKQTVTI, encoded by the coding sequence ATGGAAATAACATTTGACATCAACGGAAAAACGGCCAAGGCAGACGTTGACCCTGATATGCCGCTGCTTTGGGTCGTTCGGGATGAACTGAACCTCAAAGCCACAAAATTCGGTTGCGGCGCGGCTATGTGCGGTGCCTGCACCCTCCACATCGACGGCGAAGCCTACCGCTCGTGCTCCATTCCCGTGAGTTTTGCAGCGGGAAAGGAAGTCACCACCCTCGAAGGCCTGTCGGAAAGTGAAGACAAATTACACCCCGTTCAGCAGGCATGGATGGAAGAAAACGTACCGCAATGCGGTTATTGCCAGCCCGGATTTATGATGGCCGCCGCTCACTTTTTGGCAAAAAATCCCCATCCGACCGACGAAGATATTAAAAGCAACATTACCAATATCTGTCGTTGCGGCACGCAGCCACGCATTTTGAAAGCCATCAAACGAGCCGCCCAAATCAAACAAACCGTAACGATCTAA
- a CDS encoding xanthine dehydrogenase family protein molybdopterin-binding subunit, translating into MATEDKQPKKKFSRRKFLQRGAIIFGGTVVATIAAKGHIRRFMAQKAEELDIPSVLSTYEPHFWFEVLPDNTVVYKSTKLEMGQGIFTGLAMLAAEELEVSLEQIKVVHANTANGVEDSLGTGGSNTTSSLFKPVREVAATLREMLKTEAARQWGVPITSVKVANGIMTSGTHKATYYDISVSTKEWEVPKTPALKPTAAFRFVGKDVKRIDLPPKVMGNPIFGIDQHLPDMLYAVMLQSPYIGGTLKSINAGAAAKINGVVQVIEDGELVAVVAKNRYAAEKGLQALEAVWDIPKKWQQAEFEALTTVGIGTEVRIQSEGSPESILEETPNEVFRQEYRTPLATHAHMEPHGAVAQVEKDKATLFVGTQASTVFRTAIAKAIDLKTEQVNIETTFAGGSFGRRMDAKHSEKAARIAQIVGKPVHVFNTRQQEFQNAIYRPQTHHVLAAKFTKNGSIEAITHHQATADQILGGLPSNLGYTLLGADFVSAGHGASILYNITHKSATLWQNKLPVQTGIWRSVGMLPNTFAIESFMNELAHKTGKDPIRMRMELLSGTEPINRRYQKVLETLAEKSGWNQPKAAGIGRGMAIGNDRKSIAAAVIEVMVVDNKIQVKKVTQVLDAGLAINPEGIRQQVEGATMMGITAALYEGLTVKDGQIAATNFHEYPMATLADTPEIETFIVEGHDEPYGVGEPPLAPVAPAIAAAIFDLTGKHLRTLPLKLS; encoded by the coding sequence ATGGCAACCGAAGATAAACAACCTAAAAAGAAATTCTCCCGTCGCAAATTTCTGCAACGCGGGGCCATTATTTTTGGCGGAACGGTCGTCGCCACCATTGCAGCCAAAGGGCATATCCGCCGTTTTATGGCGCAGAAAGCCGAGGAATTGGATATTCCTTCCGTTCTCTCCACCTACGAGCCTCATTTCTGGTTTGAGGTACTGCCCGACAATACCGTTGTCTATAAATCCACCAAGTTGGAAATGGGACAGGGAATTTTTACGGGCCTGGCCATGCTTGCGGCCGAAGAATTGGAGGTATCGCTCGAACAAATCAAGGTCGTCCATGCCAATACGGCCAACGGCGTTGAAGATAGTTTGGGAACGGGAGGCAGCAATACAACGTCATCGTTGTTTAAACCGGTTCGGGAAGTAGCTGCCACCCTGCGCGAAATGCTGAAAACCGAAGCTGCCCGCCAATGGGGCGTACCGATTACGTCGGTGAAGGTCGCCAATGGAATCATGACCTCCGGAACGCACAAGGCAACCTACTATGACATCTCGGTTTCTACCAAGGAGTGGGAAGTTCCCAAAACTCCTGCCCTGAAGCCGACAGCGGCCTTTCGGTTCGTCGGAAAAGACGTGAAACGGATTGATCTGCCACCTAAAGTAATGGGAAATCCCATTTTCGGCATCGACCAACACCTGCCCGACATGCTGTATGCGGTGATGTTGCAGTCGCCTTACATTGGCGGCACCCTCAAAAGCATAAATGCCGGGGCCGCTGCCAAAATCAACGGCGTTGTACAAGTCATTGAAGACGGAGAACTGGTGGCAGTTGTTGCCAAAAACCGATATGCGGCTGAAAAAGGCTTACAGGCCTTGGAAGCCGTCTGGGATATTCCGAAAAAGTGGCAACAGGCTGAATTTGAAGCATTAACCACCGTGGGAATAGGGACCGAGGTTCGCATTCAAAGCGAAGGCTCGCCCGAATCCATTCTCGAAGAAACGCCCAATGAGGTCTTTCGACAGGAATACCGCACTCCATTGGCGACCCATGCCCACATGGAACCGCACGGGGCCGTGGCGCAGGTCGAAAAAGACAAGGCCACGCTGTTTGTCGGAACGCAGGCGTCGACGGTCTTCAGAACGGCCATTGCCAAAGCGATTGACCTCAAAACGGAACAGGTAAACATCGAAACGACCTTTGCCGGCGGAAGTTTTGGTCGACGGATGGACGCAAAACATTCGGAAAAAGCAGCCCGGATCGCTCAAATCGTGGGGAAACCTGTTCATGTGTTCAATACCCGCCAACAGGAATTTCAGAATGCCATCTACCGTCCACAGACCCACCATGTATTGGCAGCCAAATTCACCAAAAACGGCAGCATTGAAGCCATTACCCACCATCAGGCTACTGCGGACCAGATTTTGGGCGGTCTGCCTTCCAACCTGGGCTACACGCTGTTGGGGGCTGATTTTGTGTCGGCAGGCCACGGCGCAAGTATTCTGTATAACATTACCCATAAATCGGCCACGTTATGGCAAAACAAGCTGCCGGTCCAAACGGGCATTTGGCGGAGTGTCGGGATGCTTCCGAATACCTTTGCCATCGAAAGTTTCATGAACGAGTTGGCGCATAAAACGGGCAAAGACCCCATCAGGATGCGCATGGAACTTTTATCCGGCACTGAGCCCATCAACCGACGCTACCAAAAAGTACTCGAAACGCTGGCCGAAAAAAGCGGATGGAATCAGCCCAAAGCCGCCGGCATAGGGCGGGGCATGGCTATCGGCAACGACCGCAAGAGCATCGCGGCAGCGGTCATTGAGGTAATGGTTGTTGACAATAAAATTCAGGTAAAAAAGGTGACGCAGGTACTGGATGCAGGCTTGGCCATCAACCCCGAAGGCATTCGCCAGCAGGTAGAAGGGGCCACCATGATGGGCATAACGGCGGCGTTGTACGAAGGATTAACCGTGAAAGACGGGCAGATCGCCGCGACCAACTTTCACGAATACCCCATGGCCACTCTCGCAGATACTCCTGAGATCGAGACATTTATCGTCGAAGGGCACGATGAGCCGTATGGCGTAGGTGAACCCCCGCTCGCGCCCGTTGCACCGGCCATTGCGGCCGCCATTTTTGATCTGACGGGCAAACACCTGAGAACATTGCCTTTAAAATTGAGCTAA
- a CDS encoding 3'-5' exonuclease, producing MQELRRVAKNVLFIDLETVSGKASFDLLDERMQEQWQRKAANIRNEEHVSAFDLFYRRAAIYSEFGKIICIGVGALYWTASDDLPRFKVKSIAGDDEKAILLEFKELIEKYPQNQLILCAHNGKEFDFPFLCRRMLVNGITLPDSLKLSGKKPWEILHQDTLDMWRFGDYKSFAQLDLLAALFGIPSSKSDISGEDVTRVYYAEKDLDRIRRYCKEDVVVLAQLWLRLNQHDTVRPDLIVRAE from the coding sequence ATGCAAGAACTTCGTCGAGTTGCCAAAAATGTACTGTTTATCGACCTGGAAACGGTGTCGGGGAAAGCCTCGTTTGATCTTTTAGATGAGCGTATGCAGGAGCAGTGGCAGCGAAAAGCGGCTAATATCCGCAATGAAGAACACGTCTCGGCCTTTGACCTGTTCTATCGTCGGGCGGCGATTTATTCCGAATTCGGTAAGATCATCTGCATCGGGGTAGGGGCGTTGTATTGGACCGCCTCCGATGACCTGCCGCGGTTTAAGGTAAAATCCATTGCCGGCGACGATGAAAAGGCGATTCTGTTGGAGTTTAAGGAGTTGATTGAAAAATACCCTCAAAACCAACTCATATTGTGTGCCCACAACGGCAAGGAGTTTGACTTCCCTTTCCTCTGTCGTCGAATGCTGGTCAATGGAATTACGCTTCCCGATTCACTGAAACTTTCCGGCAAAAAACCCTGGGAAATCCTGCATCAGGATACGCTCGATATGTGGCGTTTCGGCGATTATAAAAGCTTTGCACAATTGGACTTGCTGGCGGCGCTTTTTGGGATTCCGAGCAGTAAGTCAGACATCAGCGGAGAAGACGTAACCCGCGTTTATTACGCAGAAAAAGACCTCGACCGCATCCGACGCTACTGCAAAGAAGACGTGGTGGTACTGGCGCAGCTTTGGCTTCGCCTGAATCAACACGACACGGTCCGGCCTGATCTGATCGTCCGGGCAGAATAA
- the def gene encoding peptide deformylase — protein sequence MIFPIVAYGDPVLRKVARPLEKDEINLPELVENMYQTMYDSSGIGLAAPQIGQSIRLFVVDGTPLNEDEQEEDKDPSLEGFKKVFINPEMLEETGEEWGFEEGCLSIPGIRADVYRPETVKIKYRDMDWNEHVETYGGMAARIIQHEYDHLEGKLFTDYLPMLKRQMLKKRLADITKGNVKVDYKMRFPK from the coding sequence ATGATTTTCCCAATAGTAGCTTACGGCGACCCGGTATTACGGAAAGTAGCCCGCCCCCTCGAAAAAGACGAGATCAATCTGCCCGAGTTGGTAGAAAATATGTACCAAACCATGTATGATTCTTCGGGCATCGGTTTGGCCGCCCCGCAGATCGGTCAAAGCATCCGATTGTTTGTGGTGGATGGAACTCCCCTTAATGAAGATGAGCAAGAGGAAGACAAAGACCCGAGCCTGGAGGGTTTTAAGAAAGTATTCATCAATCCTGAAATGCTGGAAGAAACCGGCGAAGAATGGGGCTTTGAAGAAGGGTGTCTCAGCATTCCGGGCATTCGGGCGGATGTATATCGTCCCGAAACCGTTAAGATCAAGTACCGTGACATGGATTGGAACGAGCACGTGGAAACCTACGGAGGAATGGCAGCGCGCATCATTCAGCACGAATATGACCATTTGGAAGGCAAACTGTTCACGGATTATCTGCCTATGTTGAAAAGACAAATGCTCAAAAAGCGGTTGGCCGATATCACCAAGGGCAACGTGAAAGTAGATTACAAAATGAGATTTCCTAAATAG
- the ruvX gene encoding Holliday junction resolvase RuvX: protein MGRILAIDYGSKRTGIAVTDPLQIIATALETVRSFELIEFLKRYTAKETVDMFVVGMPRTLENTDTNNTHLVKGFIKQLKKAFPDTPVHEHDERFTSRMALQTMITMGSKKSDRRDKGNIDKVSATIILQSFIESQR from the coding sequence GTGGGGCGAATTCTTGCCATTGATTATGGCTCAAAACGAACCGGAATAGCTGTTACGGACCCGTTACAGATCATTGCGACGGCGCTCGAAACGGTACGCTCCTTTGAGTTGATTGAGTTTCTGAAACGCTATACTGCCAAAGAAACCGTGGATATGTTTGTGGTCGGAATGCCGCGAACGTTGGAAAACACCGATACCAATAACACTCATCTGGTCAAAGGTTTTATCAAACAGCTCAAAAAGGCGTTTCCCGACACCCCCGTACACGAGCACGATGAGCGGTTTACCAGCCGCATGGCATTGCAGACCATGATTACGATGGGCTCCAAAAAAAGCGATCGCCGCGACAAAGGCAACATTGACAAAGTGAGTGCCACCATTATTTTACAGTCGTTCATAGAAAGCCAACGATGA
- a CDS encoding trypsin-like peptidase domain-containing protein: MTQNWKSLALVGLISSAVTVGSVKLLGGIDDSKDVVFTEASAPSLNRFTGGAAPGAAADFTYAAEVSTPAVVHIKASATRQAQQRGMDIFDLFGEDFGMRRSGPQKQESSGSGVIVSADGYIVTNNHVVEGAEELEVVMSNKRTYKAKVIGTDPSTDIAVIQIPAKDLPALTFGNSDAIKVGEWVVAVGNPFNLESTVTAGIVSAKGRGIGILAEKFQQQSRARGSQFKGDTPLESFIQTDAVVNPGNSGGALVNLKGELVGINTAIASPTGSYAGYAFAVPSSLVKKVSSDIIKFGGVQRGYIGIIPEELDSKKAEQYDVKVTTGIYVQGFGEGSSAAKDAGLKVGDVITKVDGVDVDSDPKFRELVARKRPGESVVLTVNRAGSVKDYSVMLRNREGGREIIKNDEADVALNSLGAQFSDLNPREVQRLQRSNISGGVKVTAMEAGKLARVGVEEGFVITKVNDKPVRSVKELKAALAEKKGARVQMEGLYLDYPEDVYSFGFNL, translated from the coding sequence ATGACTCAAAATTGGAAATCCTTGGCATTGGTTGGACTTATTTCAAGCGCGGTTACAGTAGGCAGTGTGAAGCTTTTAGGCGGTATTGACGATTCAAAAGACGTCGTCTTTACCGAAGCGAGTGCTCCTTCTCTGAATCGTTTTACCGGGGGAGCCGCTCCCGGGGCAGCGGCTGACTTTACGTATGCCGCCGAAGTCTCCACCCCTGCGGTAGTGCACATTAAAGCTTCGGCTACCCGCCAGGCCCAACAACGCGGCATGGATATCTTCGACCTGTTCGGTGAGGATTTCGGCATGCGTCGCAGCGGTCCGCAAAAACAGGAATCCTCCGGCTCGGGGGTTATTGTAAGCGCTGACGGCTATATCGTCACTAACAACCACGTGGTAGAAGGTGCGGAAGAACTGGAAGTGGTCATGTCCAACAAACGCACCTACAAAGCCAAAGTGATCGGCACAGACCCTTCTACGGATATTGCCGTGATCCAGATTCCGGCCAAAGATCTGCCGGCATTGACCTTCGGAAATTCTGATGCCATCAAAGTAGGCGAATGGGTAGTGGCCGTCGGTAACCCTTTTAACCTTGAATCAACAGTTACAGCGGGGATCGTGAGTGCCAAAGGACGCGGTATCGGTATCCTGGCCGAGAAATTCCAGCAGCAGTCACGCGCTCGCGGCAGCCAGTTTAAAGGTGATACTCCTTTGGAATCGTTTATTCAAACGGATGCGGTGGTCAACCCCGGCAACTCGGGCGGAGCACTGGTCAATCTTAAAGGGGAATTAGTAGGGATCAATACTGCCATTGCCAGTCCAACGGGCAGCTACGCCGGCTATGCCTTTGCAGTTCCTTCCAGCCTGGTCAAGAAAGTATCCAGTGATATTATCAAATTCGGTGGTGTACAGCGCGGCTATATCGGTATCATTCCCGAAGAGCTTGACAGCAAAAAAGCTGAACAATACGATGTAAAAGTAACTACCGGTATCTACGTACAGGGCTTTGGCGAAGGCAGCAGTGCTGCCAAAGATGCGGGCCTGAAAGTAGGCGATGTGATTACGAAGGTAGACGGTGTCGATGTCGATTCTGACCCTAAATTCCGTGAATTGGTAGCGCGCAAACGCCCCGGTGAAAGCGTGGTATTGACCGTTAACCGTGCCGGCAGCGTAAAAGACTACAGTGTCATGCTGCGCAACCGCGAAGGCGGCCGCGAAATCATTAAAAACGACGAAGCAGACGTAGCACTCAATTCATTGGGAGCCCAATTCAGCGACCTGAACCCGCGCGAAGTACAGCGTCTGCAACGCTCAAACATTAGCGGGGGCGTGAAAGTAACCGCCATGGAAGCGGGCAAATTAGCCCGTGTAGGCGTGGAAGAAGGCTTTGTAATCACGAAAGTAAACGACAAGCCTGTTCGTTCGGTGAAAGAATTGAAAGCGGCTTTGGCCGAGAAAAAAGGAGCGCGTGTCCAGATGGAAGGTCTTTATTTAGACTATCCCGAAGACGTTTACTCTTTCGGATTCAATTTGTAA
- a CDS encoding cation:proton antiporter — MTTAIIITVCVLILLAYIFDITSAKTKVPSVILLLLMGWLVKQAALTTGLSLPNLNPVLPILGTIGLILIVLEGSLELELNTSKFPLIKKSFAVALLPMLLLAFGTAWAFYFWEGINFRDSLVNAIPLCVISSAIAIPSVRNLTGHQKEFIIYESSLSDILGVIFFNFVVFNTTFGINSVWNFILQLIAIIVISFLSTGALSYLLSKIDHHIKFAPIILLVILIYNISKVYHLPSLVFILIFGLFLGNLDEMKRFKWIKRLKPDVLDREVKKFKEITIEATFVIRALFFLLFGYLIETAEILNLSTLGWAIGIVANIFCLRAILLRFYKMELSPLMFVAPRGLITILLYLSIPASQSMSLVNKSLIIQIVILSALVMMIGLMLEKKKETM, encoded by the coding sequence ATGACAACAGCGATCATCATCACAGTCTGTGTTCTGATTCTTCTTGCCTATATCTTTGACATCACGTCTGCCAAAACCAAGGTTCCTTCCGTTATTCTGCTGCTTTTAATGGGTTGGCTGGTGAAGCAGGCAGCGCTCACCACAGGCCTGTCTCTTCCCAACCTCAACCCCGTTCTTCCCATTCTGGGAACGATTGGGCTGATTTTGATCGTCTTGGAAGGCTCTCTGGAACTTGAGTTGAATACGTCTAAATTTCCACTGATCAAAAAATCATTTGCCGTTGCTTTATTACCGATGTTGCTGTTGGCCTTCGGCACCGCCTGGGCATTTTATTTTTGGGAGGGAATCAATTTCAGAGACAGCCTTGTCAACGCCATTCCGTTGTGTGTGATCAGCAGCGCGATTGCCATTCCGAGCGTCAGGAATTTGACCGGGCATCAAAAAGAGTTTATCATTTACGAAAGCAGCCTTTCCGACATTTTAGGGGTTATCTTCTTTAATTTTGTCGTTTTCAACACTACCTTCGGCATCAATTCTGTCTGGAATTTTATACTTCAGCTTATCGCCATCATTGTCATTTCTTTTCTTTCAACGGGCGCTTTATCGTATCTGTTGAGTAAGATTGACCACCATATCAAATTTGCGCCGATCATTCTTTTGGTCATTTTGATCTACAATATTTCCAAAGTGTACCATCTGCCCTCCCTTGTCTTTATTCTGATCTTTGGCTTATTTTTAGGCAACCTTGATGAGATGAAACGCTTTAAGTGGATCAAACGGCTTAAGCCTGACGTACTGGATCGTGAAGTGAAGAAATTTAAAGAGATCACGATCGAAGCCACGTTCGTGATTCGGGCGCTGTTTTTTCTGCTTTTCGGCTATCTGATCGAAACCGCCGAAATCTTAAACCTGAGCACCCTTGGCTGGGCCATCGGAATCGTGGCCAATATCTTCTGTTTGCGGGCTATTTTGCTCAGATTCTATAAAATGGAACTTTCGCCGCTCATGTTCGTGGCTCCCCGCGGGCTGATCACTATTTTACTGTATTTAAGCATTCCTGCGTCCCAAAGCATGTCATTGGTCAACAAATCACTGATTATTCAAATCGTCATTTTGTCGGCTCTAGTGATGATGATCGGGTTGATGTTGGAGAAAAAGAAAGAAACCATGTAG